One stretch of Aeromicrobium fastidiosum DNA includes these proteins:
- a CDS encoding TetR/AcrR family transcriptional regulator — protein sequence MAADERSTRDRLLDAFETLMVTGGSRSATLDAVAAEAKVSKGGLLYHFHSKDELVDGMLTRLREQGRTDVEKMRTAKKGPVDFYLTTSINTGSDFDRALIATARIAQENDSRASDALGDLREWWFAVLLEHLEDESLARTIQLIGDGLYFDDTTGLNEKNALKHVRDVLTRLGAL from the coding sequence ATGGCGGCAGACGAACGTTCGACCCGGGACCGCCTCCTCGACGCCTTCGAGACGCTGATGGTCACGGGCGGCAGCCGCTCGGCCACGCTCGACGCCGTCGCCGCCGAGGCCAAGGTCTCCAAGGGCGGCCTGCTCTACCACTTCCACAGCAAGGACGAGCTGGTCGACGGCATGCTGACCCGCCTGCGGGAGCAGGGCCGCACCGACGTCGAGAAGATGCGCACGGCCAAGAAGGGCCCCGTCGACTTCTACCTGACCACCTCGATCAACACCGGCAGCGACTTCGACCGTGCGCTCATCGCCACGGCCCGCATCGCCCAGGAGAACGACTCGCGGGCGTCGGACGCCCTCGGCGACCTGCGGGAGTGGTGGTTCGCCGTCCTGCTCGAGCACCTCGAGGACGAGTCGCTGGCCCGCACGATCCAGCTCATCGGCGACGGCCTCTACTTCGACGACACCACGGGCCTCAACGAGAAGAACGCCCTGAAGCACGTGCGCGACGTGCTCACCCGCCTCGGCGCGCTGTAG
- a CDS encoding MFS transporter, whose protein sequence is MTTIDNTAVTMHAAKDRPGAVQRARPRDWAALAVLMLPVLMVSVDNTVLSFALPAISIDLKPTGTQLLWIVDLYAIMLAGLLIAMGSIGDRFGRRRLLLIGTVGFGAASLVAAYSRSPEMLLVARALQGVFGATLMPSTLSLIRNVFHDPRDRRLAIASWAAMFSGGAALGPVLGGWLLGHASWGSVFLINVPIVVVLVPLALALLPESRDPSPNPLDPFAIVLSLTTMLPLVFGIKNLAEHGLSDLTLTAFAVGIVSAWALVHRLRTSPSPMIDLSLFANRVFSGAIVANLLSLMGLTGFLFLGAQLLQLVLGLSAMDAALVLLPGLVATVLAGFVAVKLVSVVSVRVLVTASFAASAVGYAITAFTEVPSVMSVAVAFAVMGVGIGMAETLTNDLMLSSVPSSKAGAASAISETAYEIGAVLGTAVLGTVLTSTYRSHLTYPAMLQWGERQGAFETLGGTVEVAKFYPNEVGDGLLESARTAFDLGVQHTSAVAIVIALLAALVSWRTLKHA, encoded by the coding sequence ATGACCACGATCGACAACACCGCCGTAACCATGCACGCAGCCAAGGACCGGCCCGGAGCCGTGCAGCGGGCGCGACCCCGCGACTGGGCCGCACTCGCGGTGCTCATGCTGCCCGTCCTCATGGTGTCGGTCGACAACACCGTCCTGAGCTTCGCGCTGCCGGCCATCAGCATCGACCTCAAGCCCACCGGCACGCAGCTGCTGTGGATCGTCGACCTCTACGCGATCATGCTCGCGGGCCTGCTCATCGCGATGGGCAGCATCGGCGACCGGTTCGGACGTCGCCGGCTGCTGCTGATCGGCACCGTCGGCTTCGGTGCCGCCTCGCTCGTCGCGGCGTACAGCCGCAGCCCCGAGATGCTGCTCGTCGCCCGTGCGCTGCAGGGAGTCTTCGGCGCGACGCTGATGCCGTCGACGCTGTCGCTCATCCGCAACGTGTTCCACGACCCGCGCGACCGCCGGCTCGCGATCGCGTCATGGGCCGCGATGTTCTCCGGCGGTGCGGCCCTCGGGCCGGTGCTGGGCGGCTGGCTGCTCGGTCACGCGTCCTGGGGATCGGTGTTCCTGATCAACGTGCCGATCGTCGTGGTGCTGGTGCCGCTGGCCCTCGCGCTGCTGCCGGAGTCGCGCGATCCGTCGCCGAACCCGCTCGACCCGTTCGCGATCGTGCTCTCGCTGACGACGATGCTGCCCCTGGTGTTCGGCATCAAGAACCTCGCCGAGCACGGATTGAGTGACCTGACGCTCACGGCGTTCGCGGTCGGCATCGTCTCGGCGTGGGCGCTGGTGCACCGGCTGCGCACGAGCCCGTCGCCGATGATCGACCTGTCGCTGTTCGCCAACCGGGTGTTCAGCGGCGCGATCGTCGCCAACCTGCTGAGCCTCATGGGCCTCACGGGCTTCCTCTTCCTCGGCGCGCAGCTGCTGCAGCTCGTGCTCGGCCTGTCGGCGATGGACGCCGCGCTGGTGCTCCTGCCGGGGCTCGTCGCGACCGTCCTCGCGGGGTTCGTCGCGGTCAAGCTCGTGAGCGTCGTCAGCGTGCGGGTGCTCGTGACGGCGAGCTTCGCCGCGTCGGCCGTCGGCTACGCCATCACGGCGTTCACCGAGGTGCCGTCCGTGATGTCGGTGGCCGTCGCCTTCGCGGTGATGGGCGTCGGCATCGGCATGGCCGAGACCCTGACCAACGACCTGATGCTGTCGAGCGTCCCGTCGTCCAAGGCGGGCGCGGCCTCGGCGATCTCCGAGACGGCGTACGAGATCGGTGCGGTGCTCGGCACGGCGGTGCTGGGCACGGTGCTGACGTCGACCTACCGCTCGCACCTGACGTATCCGGCGATGCTGCAGTGGGGCGAGCGGCAGGGCGCGTTCGAGACGCTCGGCGGCACGGTCGAGGTCGCGAAGTTCTACCCCAACGAAGTCGGCGACGGGCTGCTGGAGTCGGCGCGCACCGCGTTCGACCTCGGCGTCCAGCACACCTCAGCGGTGGCGATCGTGATCGCCCTCCTGGCGGCGCTCGTCTCCTGGCGCACCCTCAAGCACGCCTGA
- a CDS encoding LysR family transcriptional regulator, with product MIDLAALRALIAVRDHGSIVGAADSLGFTPSAVSQQIKKLERQSRSPMLERVGRSVILTERGRLLAERGSTLLLDLEQVENIAIGGAEELRGTFRIASFSTASHGVVAPLLASLRSSAPDLDVTVVESDPRESVTLVERGGADLAIVHDWNTLPLDVPATLERHELFVDVVDVLVPFDHPLAQRDSVTPLDLLGDRWVATPAGTICHEWLVQMFAMHGERPDIHYFDGSYATHVSMVEHGVAVALVPRLGRTPLPPRVRSVPVVDPTPRRRVSSLWRAASRDNPARQHVQRELEAQRPS from the coding sequence GTGATCGATCTTGCTGCCCTGCGCGCCCTGATCGCCGTCCGCGACCACGGCAGCATCGTCGGGGCTGCGGACTCCCTCGGCTTCACCCCGTCGGCCGTCTCGCAGCAGATCAAGAAGCTCGAGCGCCAGAGCCGTTCGCCCATGCTCGAACGGGTCGGCCGCAGCGTCATCCTGACCGAGCGCGGCCGCCTCCTCGCCGAGCGCGGCTCGACGCTGCTGCTCGACCTGGAGCAGGTCGAGAACATCGCGATCGGCGGCGCCGAGGAGCTGCGCGGCACGTTCCGCATCGCCTCGTTCTCGACCGCCTCGCACGGCGTGGTCGCGCCCCTGCTGGCAAGTCTGCGCTCGAGCGCCCCCGACCTGGACGTCACGGTGGTGGAGTCCGATCCACGCGAGAGCGTCACGCTGGTCGAGCGTGGCGGGGCCGATCTCGCGATCGTCCACGACTGGAACACCCTGCCGCTCGACGTCCCCGCCACGCTCGAACGGCATGAGCTGTTCGTCGACGTCGTCGACGTGCTCGTGCCGTTCGACCACCCGCTGGCGCAGCGCGACTCCGTCACGCCGCTCGACCTCCTCGGCGACCGCTGGGTGGCGACGCCGGCGGGGACGATCTGCCACGAGTGGCTCGTGCAGATGTTCGCGATGCACGGCGAGCGTCCCGACATCCACTACTTCGACGGCTCGTACGCGACCCACGTCTCGATGGTCGAGCACGGTGTGGCGGTCGCGCTGGTGCCGCGGCTCGGACGGACGCCGCTGCCGCCCCGGGTCAGGAGCGTCCCGGTCGTCGACCCGACGCCGCGGCGCCGGGTCAGCTCGCTGTGGCGGGCGGCGAGCCGCGACAACCCCGCCCGGCAGCACGTCCAGCGCGAGCTCGAGGCCCAGCGCCCGAGCTGA
- a CDS encoding EamA family transporter: protein MNLKHGLLAVLVMLLWGANFVVIDEGLDGVPPLLFLAMRFVLVAVPLVFFVPRPAASWQAVVAVGTFMSLGQFSLLYISLDLGMPAGLASLVLQAQVIFTIVIAAAVIKEVPTRRQVIGAVLGTAGLTLVVLAHGASAPLLPVLVMLGAALSWATGNVIARSAGVQSGFSMVVWSALVVPVPAFVLSLLVDGGDEVVHSLTHLSGIAIASTAYTAVGASLIGYGIWNSLLARYPASAVVPFVLLVPVVGIATAWIVQDEVPSTLEVVGGVVMLAGVAAATISRRRGVTPAGPLAPSEPVGTPSTTR, encoded by the coding sequence ATGAACCTCAAGCACGGTCTCCTCGCCGTCCTCGTGATGCTGCTGTGGGGTGCCAACTTCGTGGTGATCGACGAGGGGCTCGACGGCGTCCCGCCGCTGCTGTTCCTCGCGATGCGGTTCGTCCTGGTCGCGGTGCCGCTGGTGTTCTTCGTGCCGAGACCGGCGGCGTCGTGGCAGGCCGTCGTGGCGGTCGGGACGTTCATGAGCCTCGGCCAGTTCAGCCTGCTCTACATCTCCCTCGACCTCGGGATGCCCGCCGGTCTCGCGTCCCTCGTGCTGCAGGCCCAGGTGATCTTCACGATCGTCATCGCGGCCGCCGTCATCAAGGAGGTGCCGACCCGCCGCCAGGTGATCGGTGCCGTGCTCGGCACGGCGGGTCTCACGCTGGTGGTCCTCGCTCACGGAGCCTCCGCGCCGCTCCTGCCCGTGCTGGTCATGCTGGGTGCGGCCCTGTCGTGGGCGACCGGCAACGTCATCGCCCGCAGCGCCGGGGTGCAGTCGGGGTTCTCGATGGTCGTGTGGTCGGCGCTCGTCGTCCCGGTGCCCGCGTTCGTCCTGTCGCTGCTCGTCGACGGTGGCGACGAGGTCGTCCACTCGCTGACCCACCTGTCGGGCATCGCGATCGCCAGCACGGCCTACACGGCCGTCGGCGCGTCGCTCATCGGCTACGGCATCTGGAACTCGCTGCTCGCGCGGTACCCCGCGAGCGCGGTCGTCCCGTTCGTGCTGCTGGTGCCGGTCGTCGGCATCGCGACCGCGTGGATCGTGCAGGACGAGGTGCCGTCGACGCTGGAGGTCGTCGGGGGTGTCGTGATGCTCGCCGGCGTCGCGGCGGCGACGATCAGCCGCCGCCGGGGCGTCACGCCAGCAGGGCCGCTCGCGCCATCCGAGCCAGTCGGGACGCCATCGACGACTCGCTGA
- a CDS encoding TetR/AcrR family transcriptional regulator: MTTTRREQILDTAATLFAERGFHGVSVHDIGSACGISGPALYKHFAGKGDILTQSLISISERLLAEGRSRSENARSADEALAALIDWHTEFALAHPALIVIQEREWANLEADGRREVRALQLAYVDIWVDTVQHLRDDLDAAEARAAVQATFGLINSTPHSARISESSMASRLARMARAALLA, from the coding sequence GTGACGACGACCCGGCGAGAGCAGATCCTCGACACCGCCGCGACCCTGTTCGCCGAGCGGGGGTTCCACGGGGTGTCGGTGCACGACATCGGCAGCGCCTGCGGCATCTCCGGCCCCGCGCTCTACAAGCACTTCGCGGGCAAGGGCGACATCCTCACGCAGTCGCTGATCTCGATCAGCGAGCGGCTGCTGGCCGAGGGCCGCTCCCGCTCGGAGAACGCCCGGAGCGCCGACGAGGCCCTGGCCGCCCTCATCGACTGGCACACCGAGTTCGCGCTGGCGCACCCCGCGCTGATCGTCATCCAGGAGCGCGAGTGGGCCAATCTCGAGGCCGACGGACGCCGCGAGGTGCGGGCGCTGCAGCTGGCCTACGTCGACATCTGGGTCGACACCGTCCAGCACCTGAGGGACGACCTCGACGCAGCCGAGGCGCGCGCCGCCGTCCAGGCCACGTTCGGGCTCATCAACTCGACCCCGCACAGCGCCCGCATCAGCGAGTCGTCGATGGCGTCCCGACTGGCTCGGATGGCGCGAGCGGCCCTGCTGGCGTGA
- a CDS encoding carboxyl transferase domain-containing protein, with amino-acid sequence MRELVEQLRERLAVARRGGNQAARERHVSRGKLLPRERIDRLLDPGSPFLEIGALAAYGMYGTGSDDVHAVPSAGIVTGIGRVSGRECVIVANDATVKGGTYFPMTVKKHLRAQAIAQENHLPCVYLVESGGAFLPMQDEVFPDRDDFGRIFFNQAQMSSMLIPQVAAVMGSCTAGGAYVPAMSDETVIVKDQGTIFLAGPPLVKAATGEVVSAEDLGGGDVHARTSGVVDHLADDDDHALQIVRSIVGTLERPTSEPPPHEPLPPREDPETLYDVVPVDGRTPYDVREVIRRLVDDSRLHEFKPLYGETLVCGFARIEGYPVAIVANNGILFSESALKGAHFVELANQRGVPLVFLQNITGFMVGQEYENRGIAKDGAKLVTAVASSVVPKFTVVIGGSYGAGNYGMCGRAYDPRFLWMWPNAKISVMGGEQAAAVLATVKRDGMETRGEQWSADDETAFRAPIREQFDDQGSAYYSTARLWDDGIIDPVDTRRVLAMGLQVATAVPTPEPRFSMFRM; translated from the coding sequence ATGCGAGAACTCGTCGAACAGCTGCGTGAACGCCTGGCCGTCGCCCGTCGCGGCGGCAACCAGGCGGCCCGCGAGCGACACGTCTCCCGCGGCAAGCTGCTGCCCCGCGAGCGCATCGACCGGCTGCTCGACCCCGGCTCGCCGTTCCTCGAGATCGGCGCGCTGGCCGCGTACGGCATGTACGGCACAGGCAGCGACGACGTCCACGCCGTGCCGAGTGCGGGCATCGTCACGGGCATCGGACGCGTCAGCGGCCGCGAGTGCGTCATCGTCGCCAACGACGCCACCGTCAAGGGCGGCACGTACTTCCCGATGACGGTCAAGAAGCACCTGCGCGCCCAGGCGATCGCCCAGGAGAACCACCTGCCCTGCGTGTACCTCGTCGAGTCGGGCGGCGCGTTCCTGCCGATGCAGGACGAGGTGTTCCCCGACCGCGACGACTTCGGCCGCATCTTCTTCAACCAGGCGCAGATGTCGTCGATGCTCATCCCGCAGGTCGCCGCCGTCATGGGCTCGTGCACCGCGGGCGGGGCCTACGTGCCGGCGATGAGCGACGAGACCGTCATCGTCAAGGATCAGGGCACGATCTTCCTGGCCGGACCGCCCCTCGTGAAGGCCGCGACCGGCGAGGTCGTGTCGGCCGAGGACCTCGGCGGTGGTGACGTGCACGCCCGCACGTCCGGCGTCGTCGACCACCTCGCCGACGACGACGACCACGCGCTGCAGATCGTCCGGTCGATCGTCGGGACGCTCGAGCGTCCGACCAGCGAGCCTCCGCCGCACGAGCCCCTCCCGCCGCGCGAGGACCCCGAGACGCTGTACGACGTCGTGCCGGTCGACGGTCGCACCCCCTACGACGTGCGCGAGGTCATCCGACGCCTCGTCGACGACTCGCGCCTCCACGAGTTCAAGCCGCTGTACGGCGAGACGCTGGTGTGCGGCTTCGCCCGCATCGAGGGCTATCCCGTCGCGATCGTCGCCAACAACGGCATCCTGTTCAGCGAGTCTGCGCTCAAGGGCGCGCACTTCGTCGAGCTCGCCAACCAGCGCGGCGTCCCCCTGGTGTTCCTGCAGAACATCACGGGGTTCATGGTCGGCCAGGAGTACGAGAACCGCGGCATCGCCAAGGACGGCGCGAAGCTCGTCACAGCGGTCGCGTCGTCGGTCGTCCCGAAGTTCACGGTCGTGATCGGCGGCTCCTACGGTGCCGGCAACTACGGCATGTGCGGCCGGGCCTACGACCCGCGGTTCCTGTGGATGTGGCCCAACGCCAAGATCTCGGTGATGGGCGGTGAGCAGGCCGCGGCGGTGCTCGCGACGGTCAAGCGCGACGGCATGGAGACGCGCGGCGAGCAGTGGTCGGCCGACGACGAGACCGCGTTCCGGGCACCGATCCGGGAGCAGTTCGACGACCAGGGATCGGCCTACTACTCCACCGCTCGGCTGTGGGACGACGGCATCATCGACCCCGTCGACACCCGGCGCGTCCTGGCGATGGGGCTGCAGGTGGCCACCGCCGTGCCGACGCCCGAGCCCCGCTTCAGCATGTTCAGGATGTGA
- a CDS encoding acetyl/propionyl/methylcrotonyl-CoA carboxylase subunit alpha has translation MTFSSVLVANRGEIARRVILACREAGLRSIAVYSDADADAPYVRLADEAVHLGPTPATESYLSIDRLLAAARASGAEAVHPGYGFLSERAEFARAVVDAGLVFIGPTADVMDAMGRKDRARAIAERAGVPVTAQFPADAVPADAYPVLVKAAAGGGGKGMRIVREASGLAAAVEAAGREAAAAFGDDTLLVEQYVEAGRHVEVQVFGDTAGHVVHLFERDCSVQRRHQKVVEEAPAFGLTDELRRTLHESSVALCREVGYTGAGTVEFLVADDGAGGQRAYFLEMNTRLQVEHPVTEEITGLDLVQWQLLVAAGQPLPLTQDEITATGHAMEVRVYAEDPYAGFVPQAGHVQDVAWPDGARIESDLEGDAVVSTAYDPMLGKIVVAGTDREDARLLLVDALDGTGIFGVTTNLGFVRRLVAGEEFAAGRVHTAWLDSDASAQLLTAPVLTEDAARAAAVMWAGHVVVGGDDPFGRADGWRSGADPAPATIALADDTGRVWRFAVPTGEQGDALAVGTHDSITIAREGQTWTLEVPDPMRGGHQRGASTDADLVSPMPGTVLRVDVAEGDTVVAGQQLGVVEAMKMELAMTAPYDGVVSLVGAVAGDQVPIRHLLFTVDPR, from the coding sequence ATGACCTTCAGCTCAGTGCTCGTCGCCAACCGGGGCGAGATCGCCCGCCGCGTCATCCTGGCCTGCCGGGAGGCGGGTCTGCGCAGCATCGCGGTCTACTCCGACGCCGATGCCGATGCGCCGTACGTGCGGCTCGCCGACGAAGCGGTGCATCTGGGTCCGACGCCGGCGACGGAGTCGTACCTGTCGATCGACCGCCTGCTGGCTGCGGCCCGTGCGTCGGGGGCCGAGGCCGTGCACCCCGGCTACGGCTTCTTGTCCGAGCGCGCCGAGTTCGCCCGCGCCGTGGTCGACGCGGGGCTCGTGTTCATCGGGCCGACCGCCGACGTGATGGACGCGATGGGCCGCAAGGACCGGGCCCGTGCCATCGCCGAGCGGGCCGGCGTGCCCGTCACTGCCCAGTTCCCGGCCGATGCCGTTCCGGCCGACGCCTATCCGGTGCTGGTCAAGGCCGCGGCGGGTGGCGGCGGCAAGGGCATGCGCATCGTCCGCGAGGCGTCCGGTCTGGCCGCGGCGGTCGAGGCGGCCGGACGCGAGGCCGCGGCGGCGTTCGGCGACGACACGCTGCTGGTCGAGCAGTACGTCGAGGCCGGACGGCACGTCGAGGTACAGGTGTTCGGCGACACCGCCGGCCACGTGGTCCACCTGTTCGAGCGCGACTGCTCGGTGCAGCGCCGGCACCAGAAGGTCGTCGAGGAGGCTCCTGCGTTCGGCCTCACCGACGAGCTGCGCCGCACCCTGCACGAGTCGTCGGTCGCGCTGTGCCGTGAGGTCGGCTACACGGGTGCCGGGACGGTCGAGTTCCTCGTCGCGGACGACGGTGCGGGCGGCCAGCGGGCCTACTTCCTGGAGATGAACACGCGCCTGCAGGTCGAGCACCCCGTGACCGAGGAGATCACCGGCCTCGACCTGGTGCAGTGGCAGCTGCTCGTCGCCGCGGGGCAGCCGTTGCCGTTGACCCAGGACGAGATCACCGCGACGGGGCACGCGATGGAGGTGCGGGTCTACGCCGAGGACCCCTATGCGGGCTTCGTCCCGCAGGCCGGGCACGTGCAGGACGTCGCATGGCCCGACGGTGCGCGCATCGAGTCCGACCTCGAGGGCGACGCGGTCGTCTCGACGGCGTACGACCCCATGCTGGGCAAGATCGTCGTCGCCGGCACCGACCGGGAGGACGCCCGGCTGCTGCTCGTCGACGCTCTCGACGGCACCGGCATCTTCGGCGTCACGACCAACCTCGGCTTCGTCCGGCGGCTCGTCGCCGGCGAGGAGTTCGCCGCCGGCCGCGTGCACACTGCATGGCTCGACAGCGATGCGTCCGCCCAGCTGCTGACGGCTCCGGTGTTGACCGAGGACGCTGCCCGCGCGGCAGCCGTGATGTGGGCCGGTCACGTCGTGGTGGGCGGGGACGATCCGTTCGGCCGTGCCGACGGCTGGCGGTCGGGAGCGGATCCGGCACCCGCGACGATCGCCCTGGCCGACGACACCGGTCGGGTCTGGCGCTTCGCGGTGCCGACCGGTGAGCAGGGTGACGCCCTCGCGGTCGGCACCCACGACAGCATCACGATCGCCCGGGAGGGGCAGACCTGGACGCTCGAGGTGCCCGACCCGATGCGCGGCGGCCACCAGCGGGGCGCCTCGACCGACGCCGACCTCGTGTCGCCGATGCCGGGCACGGTGCTGCGGGTCGACGTCGCCGAGGGCGACACGGTCGTGGCCGGCCAGCAGCTGGGCGTCGTCGAGGCGATGAAGATGGAGCTCGCGATGACCGCCCCCTACGACGGTGTCGTGTCCCTCGTCGGGGCGGTCGCCGGCGACCAGGTGCCGATCAGGCACCTCCTCTTCACGGTGGACCCCCGATGA